In a single window of the Coffea eugenioides isolate CCC68of chromosome 3, Ceug_1.0, whole genome shotgun sequence genome:
- the LOC113767116 gene encoding vacuolar protein sorting-associated protein 45 homolog — MVLVNAVRDYINRILQDISGMKILILDSATVSIVSVAYSQSELLQKEVFLVEFVDSISMSKEPMSHLKAVYFLRPTSENIQLMRRQLAKPRFGEYHLFFSNMLKDTQLHILADSDEHEIVRQVQEFFADFVALDPFHFTLNIASNQMYMLPAVVDPSSLLHFCERVVDGIAALFLALKRRPIIRYSRTSDIAKRIAQEAAKLMYQQESGLFDFRRTEVTPLLLVIDRRDDPVAPLLNQWTYQAMVHELIGIQDNKVDLRNIGKFPKDQQEVVLSSEQDAFFKANMYENFGDIGMNIKRMVDDFQQIAKSNQNIQTVEDMAKFVDNYPQYRKMHGNVSKHVTLVTEMSKIVEERKLMLVSEVEQELACNGGQGAAFEAVTNLLNNDSVSDIDRLRLVMLYALRYEKESPVQLMQLFNKLASRSPKYKPGLVQFLLKQAGVDKRTGDLYGNRDLLNIARNMARGLKGVENVYTQHQPLLFHIMESITKGRLKDVDYPFVGNHFQQGRLQEVVIFIVGGTTYEESRAVALQNTTNSGIRFILGGSAVLNSKRFLKDLEEAQRIARTTTGLV, encoded by the exons atggTGCTAGTAAATGCCGTACGGGATTACATCAATCGAATCCTTCAAGACATTTCCGGGATGAAAATTCTCATCCTCGATTCTGCTACG GTTAGTATCGTAAGCGTTGCATATTCTCAGTCAGAGCTTCTTCAGAAAGAAgtttttttggttgaatttgtaGATTCAATATCCATGTCCAAAGAGCCAATGTCACATCTAAAAGCAGTTTATTTCCTTCGACCAACATCAGAGAATATTCAGCTTATGCGGCGTCAATTGGCTAAACCTCGATTTGGCGAGTATCACCTTT TTTTCTCAAACATGTTGAAAGATACCCAGCTGCATATCTTAGCTGATTCAGATGAGCATGAGATTGTTCGCCAAGTGCAG GAGTTCTTTGCTGACTTTGTTGCATTAGACCCATTTCACTTCACGTTGAACATTGCATCCAACCAAATGTATATGCTCCCAGCAGTTGTTGATCCTTCAAGTCTGCTGCACTTTTGTGAACGAGTTGTCGATGGAATTGCTGCTTTGTTTTTGGCCTTGAAACGAAGACCTATTATTCGTTATTCAAGAACATCTGACATTGCAAAAAGAATAGCACAAGAGGCAGCG AAGCTGATGTACCAGCAGGAAAGTGGTCTTTTTGATTTTAGACGAACAGAGGTTACTCCTTTGTTGTTGGTGATTGATAGGAGGGATGACCCAGTTGCTCCCTTGCTTAATCAATGGACTTATCAG GCAATGGTCCATGAGTTGATAGGCATTCAAGACAACAAAGTGGACTTGAGAAACATTGGCAAATTTCCCAAGGATCAACAG GAGGTTGTCTTATCCTCTGAACAAGATGCCTTTTTCAAAGCCAATATGTATGAAAACTTTGGAGATATTGGAATGAATATCAAAAGGATGGTGGATGATTTCCAACAAATTGCAAAGAGCAACCAGAACATCCAGACTGTAG AGGATATGGCTAAATTTGTTGACAATTACCCCCAATACAGAAAAATGCATGGCAATGTTTCTAAGCATGTGACCCTTGTTACGGAAATGAGCAAGATAgttgaagaaagaaaactcatgTTAGTTTCAGAAGTAGAACAGGAATTGGCTTGCAATGGTGGCCAAGGGGCTGCATTTGAG GCTGTGACAAATCTTCTTAACAATGACAGTGTCTCTGACATTGACCGCTTACGTCTAGTCATGCTGTATGCTTTGCGTTATGAAAAGGAGAGTCCTGTTCAACTGATGCAGTTATTTAACAAATTGGCATCCCGGTCTCCCAAGTATAAGCCTGGG CTTGTGCAGTTTTTACTAAAGCAGGCTGGAGTTGATAAACGAACTGGGGATCTTTATGGAAACCGGGATCTTCTAAATATTGCACGCAACATGGCTCGTGGGCTCAAG GGGGTTGAGAATGTGTACACCCAACATCAGCCGCTTTTATTTCATATAATGGAGAGCATTACCAAGGGGCGACTGAAAGATGTGGATTATCCTTTTGTTGGGAATCACTTTCAGCAAGGGAg GTTGCAGGAAGTGGTTATATTCATTGTTGGCGGGACAACATATGAAGAATCACGTGCAGTTGCTTTACAAAATACTACAAACTCTGGTATTCGTTTCATTCTTGGGGGTTCTGCAGTTCTCAATTCTAAGAG GTTTCTGAAGGACCTTGAAGAAGCTCAGAGGATAGCTCGGACTACCACTGGTTTGGTTTGA